A DNA window from Camelina sativa cultivar DH55 chromosome 17, Cs, whole genome shotgun sequence contains the following coding sequences:
- the LOC104756472 gene encoding vacuolar iron transporter homolog 1, giving the protein MESHNVNNSLNVDMENNQETAFDYSKRAQWLRAAVLGANDGLVSTASLMMGVGAVKQDVKVMILSGFAGLVAGACSMAIGEFVSVYSQYDIEVAQMKRENGGHVEKEKLPSPMQAAAASALAFSLGAIVPLMAAAFIKEYKVRIGAIVAAVSLALVMFGWLGAFLGKAPVLKSSSRVLIGGWLAMGVTFGLTKLIGSHSL; this is encoded by the coding sequence ATGGAATCACACAACGTGAACAACAGCTTGAACGTAGACATGGAGAACAATCAAGAAACGGCGTTCGACTACTCCAAAAGAGCTCAATGGCTAAGAGCCGCCGTGCTAGGTGCCAACGACGGTCTTGTCTCCACGGCTTCACTTATGATGGGTGTCGGTGCAGTCAAGCAAGACGTCAAAGTCATGATCTTATCTGGTTTTGCCGGTTTAGTTGCCGGAGCTTGTAGCATGGCCATCGGAGAGTTTGTCTCCGTTTACTCTCAGTACGACATCGAGGTGGCtcagatgaagagagagaacgGAGGTCATGTGGAGAAAGAGAAGCTTCCGAGCCCGATGCAAGCTGCTGCGGCGTCTGCGCTAGCGTTTTCTCTAGGAGCAATTGTGCCTTTAATGGCGGCTGcgtttataaaagaatataaagtgaGGATCGGAGCGATCGTGGCGGCGGTGTCGTTGGCGCTGGTGATGTTCGGGTGGTTAGGGGCGTTTTTGGGGAAAGCACCGGTGCTTAAGTCGTCGTCTAGGGTTTTGATTGGAGGATGGCTAGCTATGGGAGTTACGTTTGGTTTGACCAAACTGATTGGGTCACATAGTCTGTGA